A stretch of the Archangium violaceum genome encodes the following:
- a CDS encoding MG2 domain-containing protein: MRCFARIAALAALVCAGVAAAKPLYITVPRAYGSNEPVAVDVAFESKGPVELRVLKPADVDAFIRAQGDIRRAYQTPPTMANPGHALSRGLNATRSPGSFLLFALNEDFRKAVAPGLPARPPPPPGQPMARVSEGPEKLVGVPAGFTVVRSQWLNMDLGGSEREFNVPGFDTSHYYGGYEERRVTLAPLPAGTYILQLVQGRVEGQVVLVVTDLTVQLKQTDGQVLVRVAGRDQKPRAGAQVRVYLPSGKGPAGTTDDKGEVTLAVQEPRLIATASVGGDTAIVDTDFYSALAVAPDVFIYSDRPIYKPGDEVKFRGLVRQPDSFLARLFTPRRREVAVKLVSAEGREVQTRAKVDEFGAFNGTVSVPADLGTGVLRVMAELDSQPHQGEARVQDYVKPTFYLELQPEKETIVPGQTVRATVRARRYAGGVPPGAKYEVFLYRTLLDAPAWVDDAGLGGQGSAVTYGSASSSEGRLSVPERLFSTVAQRGVEEDPWASAATFDAEGNAEIEIPVPPLEPGEERLPYRYSLTVRARDDQQTFANASAAFFLSKVEVLGSTRYSAAVVRKGSEATLGIRATTLGGKPYGATPGEVEFVLRKADGSEKSLGKKSFTTAADGSYREKVPTSGVGAVVARVTVKDKGGEAWTGEDQMLVIGESDEPVAQVPNMTLASLSGTLEPGDSAQLVALLPDGWGPGGSDEGPVWVTLTGAGVYGTRLVEQKGRTLVHSFEVEKRFGSAVYASVAYPTASGRWEERTVGFRVIPAERTLNVSLQPRRAEATPLTEQVIDIRVTDHEGQGVVAQLSVGVVDKAVYAIQNEFRPKVLDFFYPVGRNNVATFFSAEFQGYGYGEALARKMAGLPDHAFASIKPPTRQAKDLDRDTAYWSPTIVTDRDGRATVRFKLPSNQTLWVVTGVAADTSGRFGESTSEFATRGGLNLYAALPQFLRQGDEALASVRLSAGETSKGSQLLDVRLAAAGVLESAELKQKVELGQGGEQVLPLTLKAKDSGTAELAVEVVGGKEPLHDRRAVAVRPAVLDEPVKVSQWGGGELSLPAAPNATVSGVELVLQPSLVDAALSNVRELLTYPYGCVEQLVSTTVPNVALYQTLKRAGSLESLDTDSQALLAEARSRAVQGTARILDASVRGGGFAWFSGYSSPDLPMTLIALDGLAYAVEAGLVDRNDSRITESMRWLETQEGLPVEWDATRAWVLARLDGERQAARVRALVQAAQPGDLYPLALAVLAAEKAGVMKEPELQGRIDELVAASTQGFVTLASMPAPSEALWRYPLRRVGLTAILGHAASFGKMDVSKARRRLLEALSEPGLSTFDRSTALLHSMWLIERDAKEFRKLSPPEVKGTKGKVRFSPRGMGLVATLEPGTRAVEVAGFEGVATLRASAATPLADVKPVAEGMSLQRAYYVLREGGKVRLAPGDSLSQGEEVYVELTLDAHGDNRNRSAYYVVEDAVPAGFVPLVEDKEFRGPPHALPLAPEALKRRSLSPERATFFFEEPAWWSDSPRTVGYVMRAQFAGTFSAPPAFIEDMYVTSIRGRTGSDVLKVTPSQRSAGDVSQGGW; the protein is encoded by the coding sequence ATGAGGTGCTTCGCTCGCATCGCGGCACTGGCCGCGCTGGTGTGCGCTGGCGTGGCCGCGGCCAAGCCGCTCTACATCACCGTTCCCCGTGCCTACGGCAGCAACGAGCCGGTGGCCGTGGACGTCGCTTTCGAGAGCAAGGGGCCCGTCGAGTTGCGGGTGCTCAAGCCCGCGGACGTCGATGCCTTCATCCGCGCGCAGGGGGACATCCGGCGCGCCTACCAGACACCCCCCACGATGGCGAACCCCGGCCACGCGCTCAGCCGCGGGCTCAACGCCACGCGCTCGCCGGGAAGCTTCCTGCTGTTCGCCCTGAACGAGGACTTCCGCAAGGCGGTGGCGCCGGGGCTGCCCGCGCGTCCGCCGCCTCCTCCGGGCCAACCCATGGCCCGCGTGTCCGAGGGTCCGGAGAAGCTCGTGGGCGTGCCTGCCGGTTTCACCGTGGTGCGCAGCCAGTGGTTGAACATGGACCTCGGTGGCTCCGAGCGCGAGTTCAACGTCCCGGGCTTCGACACCTCGCACTACTACGGCGGTTACGAGGAGCGGCGCGTGACGCTCGCGCCGCTGCCTGCCGGCACGTACATCCTCCAGCTCGTCCAGGGCCGCGTGGAGGGGCAGGTGGTGCTCGTCGTCACCGACCTCACCGTGCAGCTCAAGCAGACGGATGGACAGGTGCTGGTGCGCGTGGCGGGGAGGGATCAGAAGCCACGCGCGGGTGCCCAGGTGCGGGTGTATCTGCCCTCGGGCAAGGGACCGGCGGGCACCACGGACGACAAGGGCGAGGTGACCCTGGCCGTCCAGGAGCCGCGCCTCATCGCCACGGCCTCGGTGGGCGGGGACACCGCCATCGTGGACACGGACTTCTACTCGGCGCTGGCGGTGGCGCCGGACGTGTTCATCTACAGCGACAGGCCCATCTACAAGCCGGGTGACGAGGTGAAGTTCCGTGGCCTGGTGCGCCAGCCGGACAGCTTCCTCGCGCGACTCTTCACGCCGCGTCGGCGCGAGGTGGCGGTGAAGCTCGTCTCGGCCGAGGGCCGCGAGGTGCAGACGCGCGCGAAGGTGGACGAGTTCGGCGCCTTCAACGGCACCGTGTCCGTGCCCGCGGATCTGGGCACCGGCGTGCTGCGGGTGATGGCCGAGCTGGACTCGCAGCCGCACCAGGGCGAGGCGCGCGTGCAGGACTACGTGAAGCCCACCTTCTACCTGGAGCTGCAGCCGGAGAAGGAGACGATCGTTCCGGGCCAGACGGTGCGGGCCACGGTGCGGGCGCGGCGGTACGCGGGTGGCGTGCCTCCGGGCGCGAAGTACGAGGTGTTCCTCTACCGCACGCTGCTGGACGCGCCGGCCTGGGTGGATGACGCGGGCCTGGGCGGGCAGGGGAGCGCGGTGACGTACGGGAGCGCCTCCTCCTCGGAGGGACGGTTGAGCGTGCCCGAGCGCCTGTTCTCCACGGTGGCCCAGCGCGGCGTCGAGGAGGACCCCTGGGCGAGCGCCGCGACGTTCGATGCCGAGGGCAACGCGGAGATCGAGATTCCCGTGCCCCCGCTCGAGCCGGGCGAGGAGCGTCTGCCGTACCGCTACTCGCTCACCGTGCGCGCGCGGGATGATCAGCAGACGTTCGCCAACGCGAGCGCCGCCTTCTTCCTCTCCAAGGTGGAGGTGCTGGGGTCCACGCGTTACTCGGCGGCGGTGGTGCGCAAGGGCTCCGAGGCCACGCTGGGCATCCGCGCCACCACGCTGGGCGGCAAGCCCTATGGTGCCACGCCGGGCGAGGTGGAGTTCGTGCTGCGCAAGGCCGATGGGAGCGAGAAGAGCCTGGGCAAGAAGTCCTTCACCACGGCGGCGGATGGCTCGTACCGCGAGAAGGTACCCACCTCGGGCGTGGGCGCGGTGGTGGCTCGCGTGACGGTGAAGGACAAGGGCGGCGAGGCCTGGACGGGCGAGGACCAGATGCTCGTCATCGGTGAGTCCGATGAGCCGGTGGCGCAGGTGCCCAACATGACGCTGGCGTCGCTGTCGGGCACGCTGGAGCCGGGTGACTCGGCGCAGCTCGTGGCGCTGTTGCCGGACGGCTGGGGCCCGGGTGGCTCGGACGAGGGCCCGGTGTGGGTGACGCTCACGGGCGCGGGGGTGTACGGCACGCGGCTCGTGGAGCAGAAGGGCCGCACGCTGGTGCACTCCTTCGAGGTGGAGAAGCGCTTCGGCAGCGCGGTGTATGCCTCGGTGGCGTACCCGACGGCCTCGGGCCGCTGGGAGGAGCGCACGGTGGGCTTCCGCGTCATCCCCGCCGAGCGCACCCTCAACGTGTCGCTGCAGCCCCGCCGCGCCGAGGCCACGCCCCTCACGGAGCAGGTCATCGACATCCGGGTGACGGACCACGAGGGCCAGGGCGTGGTGGCGCAGCTCTCGGTGGGCGTGGTGGACAAGGCCGTCTACGCCATCCAGAACGAGTTCCGTCCGAAGGTGCTCGACTTCTTCTACCCGGTGGGCCGCAACAACGTGGCCACCTTCTTCTCCGCCGAGTTCCAGGGCTACGGCTATGGCGAGGCGCTCGCGCGGAAGATGGCGGGCCTGCCGGACCATGCCTTCGCCTCCATCAAGCCGCCCACGCGGCAGGCGAAGGATCTGGACAGGGACACGGCGTACTGGAGCCCCACGATCGTCACGGACCGGGACGGGCGCGCCACGGTGCGCTTCAAGCTGCCGTCCAACCAGACGCTGTGGGTGGTGACGGGCGTGGCGGCGGACACCTCGGGCCGCTTCGGCGAGTCCACGTCCGAGTTCGCCACGCGCGGCGGGCTCAACCTGTACGCCGCGCTGCCGCAGTTCCTCCGCCAGGGGGACGAGGCGCTCGCTTCGGTGCGTCTGTCCGCGGGCGAGACCTCCAAGGGCAGCCAGCTGCTGGACGTGCGGCTCGCGGCGGCCGGGGTGCTCGAGTCCGCCGAGTTGAAGCAGAAGGTGGAGCTGGGCCAGGGCGGCGAGCAGGTATTGCCCCTCACCCTGAAGGCGAAGGACTCGGGCACGGCCGAGCTGGCGGTGGAGGTGGTGGGCGGCAAGGAGCCGCTGCATGACAGGCGCGCGGTGGCGGTGCGGCCCGCGGTGCTGGACGAGCCGGTGAAGGTGTCGCAGTGGGGCGGCGGTGAGCTGTCCCTGCCCGCGGCCCCCAACGCGACGGTCTCCGGGGTGGAGCTGGTGCTGCAGCCGTCGCTGGTGGACGCGGCGCTCTCCAACGTGCGTGAGCTGCTCACCTATCCGTATGGGTGCGTGGAGCAGCTCGTGTCCACCACGGTGCCCAACGTGGCGCTGTACCAGACGCTGAAGAGGGCGGGCTCGCTGGAGTCGCTCGACACGGACAGCCAGGCGCTGCTCGCCGAGGCCCGAAGCCGCGCGGTGCAGGGCACGGCCCGCATCCTGGACGCGTCCGTCCGGGGCGGCGGCTTCGCCTGGTTCAGCGGTTACAGCTCGCCGGATCTGCCCATGACGCTCATCGCCCTGGACGGGCTGGCGTACGCGGTGGAGGCGGGGCTCGTGGACCGGAATGATTCGCGCATCACCGAGAGCATGCGCTGGCTGGAGACCCAGGAGGGGCTGCCCGTCGAGTGGGATGCCACGCGGGCCTGGGTGCTGGCGCGGCTGGACGGAGAGCGGCAGGCGGCCCGGGTGCGCGCGCTGGTGCAGGCCGCGCAGCCGGGAGACCTGTACCCGCTCGCGCTGGCGGTGCTGGCCGCGGAGAAGGCGGGCGTGATGAAGGAGCCCGAGCTCCAGGGCCGCATCGACGAGCTGGTGGCCGCGAGCACCCAGGGCTTCGTCACGCTGGCCAGCATGCCCGCGCCGAGCGAGGCCCTGTGGCGCTATCCGCTGCGCCGGGTGGGCCTCACCGCCATCCTGGGTCACGCGGCGTCCTTCGGGAAGATGGACGTGAGCAAGGCGCGCCGGCGGCTGCTGGAGGCGCTGTCGGAGCCGGGGCTGTCCACCTTCGATCGAAGCACGGCGCTGCTGCACTCGATGTGGCTCATCGAGCGAGACGCGAAGGAGTTCCGCAAGCTCTCGCCGCCCGAGGTGAAGGGGACGAAGGGCAAGGTGCGCTTCTCGCCTCGGGGCATGGGGTTGGTGGCGACGCTCGAGCCGGGGACCCGCGCGGTGGAGGTGGCGGGCTTCGAGGGCGTGGCGACGCTGCGGGCCTCGGCGGCCACGCCGCTGGCGGACGTGAAGCCCGTGGCCGAGGGCATGAGCCTCCAGCGCGCGTACTACGTGCTGCGCGAGGGCGGCAAGGTGCGGCTCGCCCCGGGTGACAGCCTCAGCCAGGGCGAGGAGGTGTACGTGGAGCTGACGCTGGACGCGCACGGCGACAACCGCAACCGCTCGGCGTACTACGTGGTGGAGGACGCGGTGCCCGCGGGCTTCGTGCCGCTGGTGGAGGACAAGGAGTTCCGCGGTCCTCCGCACGCGCTGCCGCTGGCGCCCGAGGCCCTCAAGCGGCGCTCGCTCAGTCCCGAGCGCGCCACGTTCTTCTTCGAGGAGCCGGCGTGGTGGAGCGACAGTCCGCGCACGGTGGGGTACGTGATGCGGGCGCAGTTCGCGGGCACCTTCTCCGCGCCGCCTGCCTTCATCGAGGACATGTACGTCACGAGCATCCGTGGGCGCACGGGCTCGGACGTGCTGAAGGTGACGCCGTCCCAGCGCAGCGCGGGCGACGTGAGCCAGGGCGGGTGGTGA
- a CDS encoding DUF1175 family protein, with protein MRLLLLLLSLQAASPAPPGSLGTLLRREVAQGALAQVRRMDPAWHPDQRDCAGLVRFVFRGAYRRFQPERLATPLWRDDRGRPSDFADAETLLTHSFVPLGRDEATRESLRTGDLVAFRQERDSGPLFHLMLVVRPEDKAHAPTRVVYHPGDKGAAVRTGVLQSLVTDAPVEWRPVPQNTAFLGFFRFKEWMS; from the coding sequence ATGCGCCTCCTGCTCCTGCTCCTGTCGCTCCAGGCGGCGTCGCCCGCTCCGCCCGGGTCCCTCGGGACCTTGTTGCGGCGTGAGGTCGCCCAGGGCGCGCTCGCCCAGGTGCGCCGGATGGATCCGGCCTGGCACCCGGACCAGCGCGACTGCGCGGGCCTCGTGCGCTTCGTCTTCCGCGGCGCGTACCGGCGCTTCCAGCCCGAGCGGCTCGCCACGCCCCTGTGGCGCGATGACCGGGGCCGGCCCTCCGACTTCGCCGACGCGGAGACGCTGCTGACGCACAGCTTCGTCCCGCTCGGCCGCGACGAGGCCACGCGCGAGTCGCTGCGCACCGGAGACCTGGTGGCCTTCCGCCAGGAGCGGGACTCGGGCCCCCTCTTCCACCTGATGCTCGTGGTGCGCCCCGAGGACAAGGCGCATGCCCCCACGCGCGTCGTCTACCACCCGGGTGACAAGGGGGCCGCGGTGCGCACCGGCGTCCTCCAGTCGCTCGTCACCGACGCCCCCGTGGAGTGGCGCCCGGTGCCCCAGAACACCGCCTTCCTCGGCTTCTTCCGTTTCAAGGAGTGGATGTCATGA
- a CDS encoding DUF2135 domain-containing protein, with protein sequence MLPVILAMLLTQAPTAHSRQQGVPIGKGKTLPTVRLTAPAGGWTVDRMLLVEGTVSDPTIDPVVLSINGDRYLMRTFGGRFKRKFPAASGKNVVTVMAINQAGTARTQATSYAQIPPVPLKAILTSDTEGVYTDLHVYEPTQDSVSPAKEGSGQVLDVKKMAHVYWANTESPSGGTFYLNEQGGSFDDPAYGPYLYVHRAPPKGVYLIATNYWPSGDKAHTVATLNVVLYEGTPRELRRMVRIPLATPGTTRVLAWINVLGDGKAEVYVPSQDPAPKAASWPRDLDAAVKALTSGGMDSDY encoded by the coding sequence ATGCTGCCCGTAATCCTGGCCATGCTGCTCACCCAGGCCCCAACCGCCCATTCCCGTCAGCAGGGTGTTCCCATCGGAAAGGGCAAGACGCTGCCCACCGTGCGCCTCACCGCTCCCGCTGGCGGCTGGACCGTGGATCGGATGCTGCTCGTGGAGGGCACCGTCAGTGACCCCACCATCGATCCGGTGGTCCTCTCCATCAACGGCGACCGCTACCTGATGCGCACCTTCGGCGGGCGCTTCAAGCGCAAGTTCCCCGCCGCCAGTGGCAAGAACGTCGTCACCGTGATGGCCATCAACCAGGCCGGCACCGCGCGCACCCAGGCCACCAGCTACGCGCAGATTCCCCCCGTGCCGCTCAAGGCCATCCTCACCAGCGACACCGAGGGCGTCTACACCGACCTCCACGTCTACGAGCCCACCCAGGACAGCGTCTCCCCGGCCAAGGAAGGCTCGGGCCAGGTGCTCGACGTGAAGAAGATGGCCCACGTCTACTGGGCCAACACCGAGAGCCCCAGCGGTGGCACCTTCTACCTCAACGAGCAGGGCGGCAGCTTCGATGATCCCGCCTACGGCCCGTACCTCTATGTCCACCGCGCGCCCCCCAAGGGCGTCTACCTGATCGCCACCAACTACTGGCCCAGCGGCGACAAGGCCCACACCGTGGCCACCCTCAACGTGGTCCTCTACGAGGGCACCCCGCGGGAGTTGCGCCGCATGGTGCGCATCCCGCTCGCCACGCCCGGCACCACGCGCGTGCTCGCGTGGATCAACGTGCTCGGTGATGGCAAGGCCGAGGTGTACGTGCCCTCGCAGGATCCGGCCCCCAAGGCCGCCTCGTGGCCCCGCGACCTGGACGCCGCCGTCAAGGCGCTCACCAGCGGCGGCATGGACTCGGACTACTGA
- a CDS encoding sterol desaturase family protein, giving the protein MGAVVLEVLAYKFIFKREYGWRSALASVAVSVGRNVTRLLPVAVSLPGAYWLYEHRLFSVPQQGVWYWVSLFLGIEFFYYWYHRLGHRVRWFWLSHAVHHSSNEINLLAAGRLAWTSQITGAYVIFVPLAAFGFTPESILAGYALNLSYQFWIHADWMPKLGPLEGILNTPSAHRVHHAANLDYLDANYGGVLVVFDRLFGTYVPERDDLPCRYGLVHPLKTNNPFKIVFHQFGPFLRDVMSARSPREVAGYFFAPPGWRPDGNSETTEDMRRKAAAEKQASASTPAHEAGQQAVAV; this is encoded by the coding sequence TTGGGCGCGGTCGTCCTGGAAGTGCTGGCATACAAGTTCATTTTCAAACGAGAGTACGGCTGGCGTTCCGCCCTGGCCTCCGTCGCCGTGAGCGTGGGCCGCAACGTCACCCGGCTCCTTCCCGTCGCGGTCTCCCTCCCGGGCGCGTACTGGCTCTACGAGCATCGCCTCTTCAGCGTCCCGCAGCAGGGTGTCTGGTACTGGGTGAGCCTGTTCCTCGGCATCGAGTTCTTCTATTACTGGTATCACCGGCTCGGTCACCGGGTGCGGTGGTTCTGGCTGTCGCACGCGGTGCATCACTCGTCGAATGAGATCAACCTGCTCGCCGCGGGCCGGCTCGCCTGGACGTCTCAAATCACGGGCGCCTACGTCATCTTCGTTCCGCTGGCCGCGTTCGGCTTCACCCCCGAGTCCATCCTCGCCGGGTACGCGCTGAACCTGAGCTACCAGTTCTGGATTCACGCGGACTGGATGCCGAAGCTGGGGCCGCTCGAGGGCATCCTCAACACGCCGTCCGCGCATCGCGTCCACCATGCGGCCAACCTCGACTACCTGGACGCCAACTACGGCGGCGTGCTGGTCGTCTTCGATCGTCTCTTCGGCACCTATGTCCCCGAGCGCGACGATCTGCCCTGCCGGTACGGCCTGGTGCACCCGTTGAAGACAAACAATCCCTTCAAGATTGTCTTCCACCAGTTCGGCCCGTTCCTGCGCGATGTGATGAGCGCACGGAGCCCGCGCGAGGTGGCGGGGTACTTCTTCGCTCCCCCGGGCTGGCGGCCGGATGGCAACAGCGAGACCACCGAGGACATGCGGCGCAAGGCCGCCGCCGAGAAGCAGGCCTCGGCTTCCACGCCGGCCCACGAGGCAGGGCAGCAGGCGGTCGCCGTCTAG
- a CDS encoding pectinacetylesterase family protein, which translates to MARSMWAVLTAVTVMWAGCDKEPDEPPITTPENTWSWIDFSNSTCDEGTPTGLGANLRENKNLLIYFNGGGACWDATTCLKNNQSTHGPFTKTQFDAVASRLSGSILDRELANNPFKDWNMFFIPYCTGDLHIGNAEVVYTTDSTSKTFHHKGRVNTEAFLARIVATVPDPEQVVVTGASAGGFGAALNYDLIRSQFPNAKVYLLDDSGPLFKSSAMSPELRAAWAKAWNYDAPMNALDPAVKEDFAQLYPALARRYPNDRMALLSSQQDQVIRFFLEMSGTQFQDALEDLNATVLEPLPHTRYFVTTGQGHTMLGKPAASSSRGVVLLDWINQMMTGSDTDWVSVQP; encoded by the coding sequence ATGGCTAGAAGCATGTGGGCCGTCCTCACCGCCGTGACGGTGATGTGGGCCGGTTGTGACAAAGAGCCGGATGAACCGCCCATCACCACTCCGGAGAACACCTGGAGCTGGATCGACTTCTCCAACTCCACCTGTGACGAGGGGACTCCCACGGGCCTGGGTGCCAATCTCCGCGAAAACAAGAACCTGCTCATCTATTTCAACGGCGGTGGAGCCTGCTGGGACGCCACCACCTGCCTGAAGAACAACCAGTCCACGCACGGTCCCTTCACCAAGACCCAGTTCGATGCGGTGGCCTCGCGGTTGTCGGGCTCCATCCTCGACCGGGAGCTCGCGAACAACCCGTTCAAGGACTGGAACATGTTCTTCATCCCGTACTGCACCGGGGACCTGCACATCGGCAACGCGGAGGTCGTCTACACCACCGACTCCACCTCCAAGACGTTCCACCACAAGGGGCGAGTGAACACGGAGGCCTTCCTGGCCCGCATCGTCGCCACGGTCCCCGACCCCGAGCAGGTGGTCGTCACCGGCGCGAGCGCGGGCGGCTTCGGCGCGGCGCTCAACTACGATCTCATCCGCTCCCAGTTCCCCAACGCGAAGGTCTACCTCCTTGACGACTCCGGGCCGCTGTTCAAGAGCAGCGCCATGTCCCCGGAGCTCCGCGCCGCCTGGGCCAAGGCCTGGAACTACGACGCTCCCATGAATGCCCTGGATCCGGCCGTGAAGGAGGACTTCGCGCAGCTCTACCCGGCGCTCGCCAGGAGGTACCCCAACGACCGGATGGCCCTCCTGTCCTCGCAGCAGGACCAGGTGATCCGGTTCTTCCTCGAGATGTCCGGCACCCAGTTCCAGGACGCGCTCGAAGACCTCAACGCCACGGTGCTCGAGCCCCTGCCCCACACCCGGTACTTCGTCACCACCGGCCAGGGTCACACGATGCTGGGGAAGCCGGCGGCCTCGAGCTCGCGGGGCGTGGTGCTCCTCGACTGGATCAACCAGATGATGACCGGGAGCGACACCGACTGGGTGTCCGTGCAACCGTAG
- the mtgA gene encoding monofunctional biosynthetic peptidoglycan transglycosylase, whose protein sequence is MASRTMKLKQSTTGKSKQATTGKTSQVGKARQVGKAKKTPARASGGLLGRLLMVAFLVLVVFASYEYASLPDAATLLKQNPKTTALIEQRAEEAREEGRKPRRRQSWVGLSSVSKYAVDAVLLSEDASFYLHEGVDTKELENALEEAIRKGKLGRGASTITQQLAKNLWLSTDRSLLRKGKELILAHRLEESLPKNRILTIYLNVVEWGNGVYGIDAGAREHFGIPASQLSAAQGALLASMLPAPRKRSLNSGSKALKKRAHWIIDQMQAVRRLDAGQAQAAHAEIDRILSGKTADEPESEEPAADSPSPV, encoded by the coding sequence ATGGCCAGTCGGACGATGAAGCTGAAGCAGAGCACCACCGGGAAGTCGAAGCAGGCGACCACGGGCAAGACGAGCCAGGTGGGGAAGGCGCGCCAGGTGGGCAAGGCGAAGAAGACCCCCGCGCGCGCGAGCGGTGGACTCCTGGGCCGGTTGCTGATGGTGGCGTTCCTGGTGCTCGTGGTGTTCGCGTCGTACGAGTACGCGAGCCTTCCGGACGCGGCGACCCTGCTGAAGCAGAATCCGAAGACGACGGCGCTCATCGAGCAGCGGGCGGAGGAGGCCCGGGAGGAGGGCCGCAAGCCCCGGCGCAGGCAGTCCTGGGTGGGGTTGTCGAGCGTGTCGAAGTACGCGGTCGACGCGGTGCTGCTCTCGGAGGACGCGAGCTTCTACCTGCACGAGGGCGTGGACACGAAGGAACTGGAGAACGCGCTGGAAGAGGCCATCCGCAAGGGCAAGCTGGGGCGGGGTGCCTCGACGATCACCCAGCAGCTGGCGAAGAACCTGTGGCTGTCGACGGACCGCAGCCTGCTGCGCAAGGGCAAGGAGCTGATCCTGGCGCACCGGCTGGAGGAGTCGCTGCCGAAGAACCGGATCCTCACGATCTACCTGAACGTGGTGGAGTGGGGGAACGGCGTGTACGGCATCGACGCGGGGGCTCGGGAGCACTTCGGCATCCCGGCCTCTCAGTTGTCGGCGGCGCAGGGGGCTCTCCTCGCGTCGATGCTGCCCGCCCCGCGCAAGCGCTCACTGAACTCGGGCTCGAAGGCGCTGAAGAAGCGGGCGCATTGGATCATCGATCAGATGCAGGCGGTGCGGCGGCTCGATGCCGGACAGGCCCAGGCCGCTCACGCGGAGATCGATCGGATCCTCAGCGGGAAGACGGCGGATGAGCCCGAGTCCGAGGAACCGGCCGCGGACAGCCCCTCGCCCGTTTGA